In Pirellula sp. SH-Sr6A, the DNA window AATTCCACTAGGGTACGCTTAATTCTTAGCGAAGATTCCTAACCCATCGCCCTATTGAATTACTCAACTACCACCAAGGCACAACATGTCACGAGAATCGTTTAACCAAGCCGTTCGATATGCGCGAGATCGACGCACCTTTTTGCTATCGGGGGGATCCCTCGCCGTGCTGCCATGGGTGAGTCAAATCGGTTTCGGGCAAACCATCACGAAGCCAAGTTTCGCGAAGGATCCTTTTCAGATCGGCATCGCATCGGGGGATCCGACGCCGGACGGATTCGTCCTCTGGACCCGACTCGCGATGGATCCCGTTGCCGTTAATGGGGGCATGGATGACCGCGACTACGAAGTGACTTGGGAAATCAGCGACGATGAATCGTTCAGCAAAGTCCTTCGATCGGGCAAGTCATTAGCGACCGCAAAGCTTGGGCATTCGGTCCACGTCGAAGTCGAAGGTCTCTCGCCCGATCGCTGGTACGCATACAGGTTCCAATGCGGCGATGCGATTTCGCTCGTGGGCCGGGCCCGAACAACTCCGCGCCCCGATGCGATGCCTGACTCTCTTCGGTTTGCGTTCGCCTCGTGCCAACACTTCGAGACCGGTTACTACACGGCTTTCGAACACATGTGCAAAGAACCTCTCGATCTGATCTTGCATCTCGGTGACTATATCTACGAAGGGGCTGGCAAAGAGGACAGACTTCGCGTCCATGCGGGTCCTGAGATCATGTCCCTGGCCGACTACCGTACGCGGCACGCTCAGTACAAATCCGATCCTCATCTGCAAGCCGCGCATCGATTAGCACCTTGGCTCGTCGTTTGGGATGACCATGAATTCGACAACAACTACGCGAACTTGATCTCCGAAGAAAAAGGGATCGATCCAGCTCAATTCGCGCTACGGCGAGCAGATGCCTATCAAGCGTACTACGAGAACATGCCACTCCGCGCTTCGTCGATGCCCAAGGGCCCCGATATGCAACTCTTCCGACGCGTTCCGTTCGGACGTCTTGCTCAGTTTGATATGCTCGATACACGACAGTATCGAACCGACCAACCGAACGGCGATGGCAGCAAGCCGATTACAGACGAAGTCCTCAATCCCAACGCGACGTTGCTCGGCAATGCCCAAGAAAAGTGGCTTATCGAAGGATTGGCCAAATCCAATGCACGGTGGAATATCCTCGGCCAGCAAGTCATGATGGCACGCGCGGATCGCGCACCGGGTGCGGATCGCAAGTTCAGCATGGACCAATGGTCCGGTTACGACGCATCGCGAACACGATTGCTCCAAGCCGTTTCGGACTTGAAACGGACCGGTACAGTCGTCCTTACCGGCGACATTCATAACAATTGGGCGAACCATCTCCATGTCGATTTCGACAAACCGGATAGCCCTGTCGTAGCAACCGAGCTCGTGGGAACCTCCATCTCGTCGGGTGGAAACGGCGTCGAGAAACCGAAGTACTTGGAGACTCTTCTTACGGAGAACCCGTTTGTCAAATTCCATAATGCGGAACGAGGATACGTAAGCTGCACCGTCACGCCAAGCGACTGGAAGGCAGAGTATCAGACCGTTGCATTTGTGGACAAACCAGGTGCACCGAAGCAGACGCGAGCCACGTTCCATATCGATCCAACCCGCCCAGGATTGAACGCGTAGTTCGGTAGGGCGCTTCGCG includes these proteins:
- a CDS encoding alkaline phosphatase D family protein — its product is MSRESFNQAVRYARDRRTFLLSGGSLAVLPWVSQIGFGQTITKPSFAKDPFQIGIASGDPTPDGFVLWTRLAMDPVAVNGGMDDRDYEVTWEISDDESFSKVLRSGKSLATAKLGHSVHVEVEGLSPDRWYAYRFQCGDAISLVGRARTTPRPDAMPDSLRFAFASCQHFETGYYTAFEHMCKEPLDLILHLGDYIYEGAGKEDRLRVHAGPEIMSLADYRTRHAQYKSDPHLQAAHRLAPWLVVWDDHEFDNNYANLISEEKGIDPAQFALRRADAYQAYYENMPLRASSMPKGPDMQLFRRVPFGRLAQFDMLDTRQYRTDQPNGDGSKPITDEVLNPNATLLGNAQEKWLIEGLAKSNARWNILGQQVMMARADRAPGADRKFSMDQWSGYDASRTRLLQAVSDLKRTGTVVLTGDIHNNWANHLHVDFDKPDSPVVATELVGTSISSGGNGVEKPKYLETLLTENPFVKFHNAERGYVSCTVTPSDWKAEYQTVAFVDKPGAPKQTRATFHIDPTRPGLNA